In Halorhabdus tiamatea SARL4B, a genomic segment contains:
- a CDS encoding DUF6432 family protein, producing MQAKPEYRDREETEVAVLDALADRGEDGMTVFELRSSVEVDIDTLESALANLKADDLIEATDDGDGTHIVPDSDVIGPETENEATTIVDRIRDRLPL from the coding sequence ATGCAAGCGAAGCCGGAGTACCGTGATCGCGAGGAGACGGAAGTGGCGGTACTCGATGCGCTGGCCGACCGTGGCGAGGACGGAATGACCGTCTTCGAGTTGCGGTCGTCCGTCGAAGTCGACATCGACACTCTGGAGTCAGCGCTCGCGAATCTCAAGGCCGACGACCTCATCGAAGCCACTGACGACGGCGATGGCACCCATATCGTTCCCGACAGTGACGTCATCGGGCCCGAAACCGAGAACGAAGCGACCACCATCGTCGACCGCATCCGTGACCGACTCCCGCTGTAG
- a CDS encoding DUF5658 family protein: MAARTRLRSFPHIRLPEYAELVVFLGFVWGVGDTVTTVLAAHVTGSVAGELNPLVRTLLEADPAVAILLKGGVAVVACVVLVAAREQVTDVPGWRVWFLGMIAVGTLIVAQNLSVVFVASY; this comes from the coding sequence ATGGCCGCCCGAACCCGTTTGCGTTCCTTCCCTCATATCAGGCTACCCGAGTACGCCGAGCTGGTGGTGTTTCTGGGGTTCGTCTGGGGTGTCGGAGATACGGTTACGACGGTGCTTGCCGCACACGTGACCGGGTCAGTGGCGGGTGAACTCAATCCGTTGGTCCGGACGCTCCTCGAGGCGGATCCGGCGGTGGCGATTTTGTTGAAGGGTGGTGTTGCGGTCGTTGCCTGTGTCGTCCTGGTCGCGGCTCGGGAACAGGTCACTGACGTCCCGGGCTGGCGGGTCTGGTTTCTCGGCATGATCGCTGTCGGGACGCTGATCGTCGCCCAGAACCTCTCGGTCGTCTTCGTGGCCAGTTACTGA